A genomic region of Saccopteryx bilineata isolate mSacBil1 chromosome 1, mSacBil1_pri_phased_curated, whole genome shotgun sequence contains the following coding sequences:
- the LOC136320306 gene encoding stathmin-like, with protein MASSDIQVKELEKRASSQAFELILSPRSKESVPEFPLSPPKKKDLSLGEIQKKLEAAEKRRKPHEAEVLKQLAEKREHEKEVLQKAIEKNNFSKMAEKKLTHKMEVNKENREAQVAAKLQCLREKDKHIEEVRKNRVQRSC; from the coding sequence ATGGCTTCTTCTGATATCCAGGTGAAAGAACTGGAGAAGCGTGCCTCAAGTCAGGCTTTTGAGCTGATTCTCAGCCCTCGATCAAAAGAATCTGTTCCAGaattccctctttcccctccgaAGAAGAAGGATCTTTCCCTAGGGGAAATTCAGAAGAAGTTAGAAGCTGCAGAAAAAAGACGCAAGCCCCATGAAGCTGAGGTCTTGAAGCAGCTTGCTGAGAAACGAGAGCATGAGAAAGAAGTGCTTCAGAAAGCAATCGAGAAGAACAACTTCAGTAAAATGGCAGAAAAGAAACTGACCCACAAAATGGAAGTCAACAAAGAGAACCGAGAGGCACAAGTGGCTGCCAAACTGCAGTGCTTGCGAGAGAAGGACAAGCACATTGAAGAAGTGCGGAAGAACAGAGTCCAAAGATCCTGCTGA